A single window of Uloborus diversus isolate 005 chromosome 5, Udiv.v.3.1, whole genome shotgun sequence DNA harbors:
- the LOC129221881 gene encoding uncharacterized protein LOC129221881, with the protein MKFLAVLLLIGFVAAASADDFTHFFTDSSDDVADKLQEMRKLQKGLSSVINEIRLRKTTKDELEAFLREKFDEALEKIEKAIIDGKEVNQDVLKALRDLKEKMKELNIEEDELAKETIEIIKERVKGQLKEILEKMGIFD; encoded by the exons ATGAAGTTCTTAGCAGTACTGTTGCTGATCGGGTTTGTAGCCGCAGCCTCAGCAGATG attttactcaCTTCTTTACCGATTCCTCTGATGACGTGGCGGACAAACTTCAGGAAATGCGAAAGCTTCAGAAAGGGCTTTCATCTGTGATCAATGAAATCAG ATTAAGGAAAACTACTAAAGATGAACTAGAagcatttttaagagaaaaatttgatgaagcactggaaaaaattgaaaaggctATAATTGATGGAAAAGAAGTCAATCAAGATGTTTTAAAAGCG CTTCGAGATCTTAAAGAAAAGATGAAGGAACTGAATATTGAAGAAGATGAACTAGCGAAAGAAACTATAGAGATAATAAAAGAGAGGGTGAAAGGGCAGCTCAAAgaaattttggagaaaatgggaatttttgatTGA